Part of the Candidatus Campbellbacteria bacterium genome is shown below.
ACTGCGTCTGCACTTTGTGGATATGCGATTGCTACCTCACCATCAAGCGCAGGAATATCTCCCTTTGCTTTTGAACTTGTGAGTGCTTTCTTGATGAGTGTCTTTTTTGCAACAGTGTATCCAACGTCATTTGCTTTCAACTCTTTTCGAATTTCCATAGCATCACGCACCGTGAGACCGTGGAAGTTAACAAAAACAGCCGAGGGAACACGCTTAATGATGTCCTGAAGCTTTTCAAGAATTGTTTCTTTTTGCTTTCGTGTAATTGGCATATGTTTTTTGTGTTAAACAAAAAAACGGCTACAAGTGCCGCCGCTCTAAGAGTGGTCGACCTCAGTAGGACCTCTGACTCTTGTACGTGTGAGTCTGCCTACTTTCTCCGGCCTTGTGAAAACAACTATACTCAATCCCTCTCATAAATGCAACATCCCATGCGCAAAGCCCCGCTCGAGTACGAGCGGGGCTTTCCTTACTACTTACTACTTCCTACTTTCTACTCTTGGCTTTCTACCTACTACTTTCTACTTCCCACTTATCTTTCTTCAACATCTGGATC
Proteins encoded:
- the rplJ gene encoding 50S ribosomal protein L10 produces the protein MPITRKQKETILEKLQDIIKRVPSAVFVNFHGLTVRDAMEIRKELKANDVGYTVAKKTLIKKALTSSKAKGDIPALDGEVAIAYPQSADAVDTTAPARNIYTFQKKFEGHLGILGGIFDGEFLNRERMLEIATIPSQTVLRGMFANVINSPIQRLVIALGAIAEKK